The following proteins are encoded in a genomic region of Ailuropoda melanoleuca isolate Jingjing chromosome 10, ASM200744v2, whole genome shotgun sequence:
- the FBXO24 gene encoding F-box only protein 24 isoform X1 gives MGEKAVPSPRRRRVKRSCPSCGPEPGGEEKKERGNPISVQLFPPELVEHIISFLPVRDVMALGQTCHYFHEVCDAEGVWRRICHRLSPRLREQGSGVRPWKRAAILNYTKGLYFQAFGGRRRCLSKSVAPLLAHGYRRFLPTKDHVFILDYAGTLFFLKNALVSSTLGQIQWKRACRYVVLCRGAKDFASDPRCDTVYRKYLYVLATREQPGVVGTTGSRACDCVEVYLQSSGQRVFKMTFHHSMSFKQIVLVGQETQRALLLLTEEGKIYSLVVNETQLDQPRSYTVQLALRKVSRCLPHLRVACMASNQSSTLYITDQGGVYFEVHTPGVYRDLFGTLQAFDPLDQQMPLALSLPAKILFCALGYNHLGLVDEFGRIFMQGNNRYGQLGTGDKMDRGEPTQVHYLQRPVALWCGLNHSLVLSQGSDFRKELLGCGCGSGGRLPGWPKGSASFVKLHVKVPLCACSLCATRECLYMLSSHDIEHHPTYQDLPASRVVGTPEPSLGAGASQDPGGTARACEEYLSQIHSCPTLQDRMEKMKEIVGWMPLMAAQKDFFWEALDMLQRAAAGVGPGPPTPES, from the exons GTGAAGCGGAGCTGCCCTTCATGTGGCCCAGAGCCTGGGggtgaagagaagaaggagagagggaacccTATTTCTGTTCAGCTGTTCCCCCCAGAGCTG gtGGAGCATATCATCTCATTCCTCCCAGTCAGAGATGTCATGGCTCTGGGCCAGACCTGCCACTACTTCCATGAAGTGTGCGATGCCGAGGGCGTGTGGAGACGCATCTGTCACAGGCTCAGTCCTCGCCTACGAGAGCAGGGTTCTGGGGTCCGGCCCTGGAAGAGAGCTGCCATTCTTAACT acACGAAAGGCCTGTATTTCCAGGCATTTGGGGGCCGCCGCCGCTGTCTCAGCAAGAGTGTAGCCCCCCTGTTAGCCCATGGCTACCGCCGCTTCTTGCCCACCAAGGACCACGTTTTCATTCTTGACTACGCGGGGACCCTCTTCTTCCTCAAAAATGCCCTGGTCTCCTCTACCCTCGGCCAGATCCAGTGGAAGCGAGCCTGCCGCTATGTTGTGTTGTGTCGCGGAGCCAAGGAT TTTGCCTCGGACCCAAGATGTGACACAGTTTACCGTAAATACCTCTACGTATTGGCCACTCGGGAGCAGCCAGGCGTGGTGGGCACAACTGGCAGCCGGGCCTGTGACTGTGTCGAGGTCTATCTGCAGTCCAGTGGGCAGCGGGTCTTCAAGATGACCTTCCACCACTCCATGAGCTTCAAACAGATTGTGCTGGTTGGTCAGGAGACCCAGCGGGCTCTGCTGCTTCTCACAG aggaaggaaagatctACTCTCTGGTAGTGAATGAAACCCAGCTGGACCAGCCACGCTCCTACACAGTTCAGCTGGCCCTGAGGAAGGTGTCCCGTTGCCTGCCTCACCTTCGTGTGGCCTGCATGGCTTCCAACCAGAGCAGTACTCTTTACATCACGG ACCAGGGGGGAGTGTATTTTGAGGTGCATACCCCAGGGGTGTATCGTGATCTCTTTGGGACCCTTCAAGCCTTTGACCCCCTGGACCAGCAGATGCCGCTTGCTCTCTCACTGCCTGCCAAG ATCCTATTTTGCGCTCTTGGCTACAATCACCTTGGCCTGGTGGATGAATTTGGCCGAATCTTCATGCAGGGAAATAACAGATACGGGCAGCTGGGAACAGGGGACAAAATGGACCGAGGGGAACCCACACAG GTGCATTATCTGCAGCGCCCCGTCGCCCTGTGGTGTGGCCTCAACCACTCCCTGGTGCTGAGCCAGGGCTCTGACTTCAGGAAGGAGCTTCTGGGCTGCGGCTGTGGGTCTGGAGGCCGCCTCCCTGGCTGGCCTAAGGGGAGCGCCTCCTTCGTGAAGCTCCACGTCAAG gTCCCTTTGTGTGCCTGTTCCCTCTGCGCTACCAGAGAGTGCCTCTACATGCTGTCCAGCCATGACATCGAGCACCACCCCACCTATCAGGACCTACCCGCCAGCAGGGTGGTGGGGACCCCCgagcccagcctgggggccggagcatcccaggaccctggggggACGGCCCGGGCCTGTGAGGAGTACCTCAGCCAGATCCACAGTTGCCCCACATTGCAGGATCGCATGGAAAAGATGAAGGAGATCGTGGGCTGGATGCCCTTGATGGCTGCACAGAAGGATTTCTTTTGGGAGGCCTTGGACATGCTGCAGAGGGCTGCTGCAGGAGTTGGCCCAGGCCCCCCAACCCCTGAGAGCTGA
- the FBXO24 gene encoding F-box only protein 24 isoform X2, with amino-acid sequence MALGQTCHYFHEVCDAEGVWRRICHRLSPRLREQGSGVRPWKRAAILNYTKGLYFQAFGGRRRCLSKSVAPLLAHGYRRFLPTKDHVFILDYAGTLFFLKNALVSSTLGQIQWKRACRYVVLCRGAKDFASDPRCDTVYRKYLYVLATREQPGVVGTTGSRACDCVEVYLQSSGQRVFKMTFHHSMSFKQIVLVGQETQRALLLLTEEGKIYSLVVNETQLDQPRSYTVQLALRKVSRCLPHLRVACMASNQSSTLYITDQGGVYFEVHTPGVYRDLFGTLQAFDPLDQQMPLALSLPAKILFCALGYNHLGLVDEFGRIFMQGNNRYGQLGTGDKMDRGEPTQVHYLQRPVALWCGLNHSLVLSQGSDFRKELLGCGCGSGGRLPGWPKGSASFVKLHVKVPLCACSLCATRECLYMLSSHDIEHHPTYQDLPASRVVGTPEPSLGAGASQDPGGTARACEEYLSQIHSCPTLQDRMEKMKEIVGWMPLMAAQKDFFWEALDMLQRAAAGVGPGPPTPES; translated from the exons ATGGCTCTGGGCCAGACCTGCCACTACTTCCATGAAGTGTGCGATGCCGAGGGCGTGTGGAGACGCATCTGTCACAGGCTCAGTCCTCGCCTACGAGAGCAGGGTTCTGGGGTCCGGCCCTGGAAGAGAGCTGCCATTCTTAACT acACGAAAGGCCTGTATTTCCAGGCATTTGGGGGCCGCCGCCGCTGTCTCAGCAAGAGTGTAGCCCCCCTGTTAGCCCATGGCTACCGCCGCTTCTTGCCCACCAAGGACCACGTTTTCATTCTTGACTACGCGGGGACCCTCTTCTTCCTCAAAAATGCCCTGGTCTCCTCTACCCTCGGCCAGATCCAGTGGAAGCGAGCCTGCCGCTATGTTGTGTTGTGTCGCGGAGCCAAGGAT TTTGCCTCGGACCCAAGATGTGACACAGTTTACCGTAAATACCTCTACGTATTGGCCACTCGGGAGCAGCCAGGCGTGGTGGGCACAACTGGCAGCCGGGCCTGTGACTGTGTCGAGGTCTATCTGCAGTCCAGTGGGCAGCGGGTCTTCAAGATGACCTTCCACCACTCCATGAGCTTCAAACAGATTGTGCTGGTTGGTCAGGAGACCCAGCGGGCTCTGCTGCTTCTCACAG aggaaggaaagatctACTCTCTGGTAGTGAATGAAACCCAGCTGGACCAGCCACGCTCCTACACAGTTCAGCTGGCCCTGAGGAAGGTGTCCCGTTGCCTGCCTCACCTTCGTGTGGCCTGCATGGCTTCCAACCAGAGCAGTACTCTTTACATCACGG ACCAGGGGGGAGTGTATTTTGAGGTGCATACCCCAGGGGTGTATCGTGATCTCTTTGGGACCCTTCAAGCCTTTGACCCCCTGGACCAGCAGATGCCGCTTGCTCTCTCACTGCCTGCCAAG ATCCTATTTTGCGCTCTTGGCTACAATCACCTTGGCCTGGTGGATGAATTTGGCCGAATCTTCATGCAGGGAAATAACAGATACGGGCAGCTGGGAACAGGGGACAAAATGGACCGAGGGGAACCCACACAG GTGCATTATCTGCAGCGCCCCGTCGCCCTGTGGTGTGGCCTCAACCACTCCCTGGTGCTGAGCCAGGGCTCTGACTTCAGGAAGGAGCTTCTGGGCTGCGGCTGTGGGTCTGGAGGCCGCCTCCCTGGCTGGCCTAAGGGGAGCGCCTCCTTCGTGAAGCTCCACGTCAAG gTCCCTTTGTGTGCCTGTTCCCTCTGCGCTACCAGAGAGTGCCTCTACATGCTGTCCAGCCATGACATCGAGCACCACCCCACCTATCAGGACCTACCCGCCAGCAGGGTGGTGGGGACCCCCgagcccagcctgggggccggagcatcccaggaccctggggggACGGCCCGGGCCTGTGAGGAGTACCTCAGCCAGATCCACAGTTGCCCCACATTGCAGGATCGCATGGAAAAGATGAAGGAGATCGTGGGCTGGATGCCCTTGATGGCTGCACAGAAGGATTTCTTTTGGGAGGCCTTGGACATGCTGCAGAGGGCTGCTGCAGGAGTTGGCCCAGGCCCCCCAACCCCTGAGAGCTGA
- the PCOLCE gene encoding procollagen C-endopeptidase enhancer 1, producing MLPAATASLLGPLITAWALLPFAQGQTPNYTRPVFLCGGDVTGESGYVASEGFPNLYPPNKECIWTITVPEGQTVSLSFRVFDLEQHSACRYXAPPPPCRYDALEVFAGSGTSGQRLGRFCGTFRPAPLVAPGNQVTLRMTADEGTGGRGFLLWYSGRATSGTEHQFCGGRLEKAQGTLTTPNWPESDYPPGISCSWHIIAPPDQVISLTFGKFDLEPDTYCRYDSVSVFNGAVSDDAKRLGKFCGDTAPGPISSEGNELLVQFVSDLSVTADGFSASYKTQPRGAEGQARSPGEDARLGTSLPKPGLPSAEKPKASSEAQATPEDPDVPTVSCPKQCRRTGTLQSNFCSSSLVVTATVKSMVRGPGEGLTVTVSLIGAYKTGGLDLPSPLTDTPLKFYVPCKQCPLMKKGASYLMMGQVDENRGPVLPADSFVVLYRSSQDQILSNLSKRKCPSQPVPAAGSQA from the exons ATGCTGCCTGCTGCCACAGCCTCCCTCTTGGGGCCCCTCATCACTGCCTGGGCCCTGCTACCTTTCGCCCAGGGCCAGACCCCCAACTATACCAG ACCTGTGTTCCTGTGTGGAGGGGACGTGACCGGGGAGTCAGGTTACGTGGCAAGTGAGGGTTTCCCCAACCTCTACCCCCCCAATAAGGAGTGCATCTGGACAATAACG GTCCCTGAGGGCCAGACTGTGTCCCTTTCCTTCCGAGTCTTCGACTTGGAGCAGCACTCCGCCTGCCGTTATGNggcccccccccccccctgccgtTATGATGCTCTGGAGGTCTTTGCCGGGTCTGGAACCTCGGGCCAGCGGCTTGGACGCTTCTGTGGGACCTTCCGGCCTGCGCCCTTAGTCGCCCCCGGCAACCAGGTGACCCTGAGGATGACGGCGGACGAGGGCACAGGAGGACGAGGCTTCCTGCTCTGGTACAGCGGGAGGGCCACCTCAGGCACTG agcacCAATTTTGCGGGGGGCGGCTGGAGAAGGCCCAGGGAACCCTGACCACGCCCAACTGGCCCGAGTCCGATTACCCCCCGGGCATCAGCTGTTCCTGGCACATCATCGCGCCCCCGGACCAG GTGATCTCGCTGACCTTCGGGAAGTTTGACCTGGAGCCCGACACCTACTGCCGCTACGACTCGGTCAGCGTGTTCAACGGAGCCGTGAGCGATGACGCCAAGAGGCTGGGGAAGTTCTGCGGCGACACGGCCCCAGG TCCCATCTCCTCTGAAGGGAACGAGCTCCTCGTCCAGTTCGTCTCTGACCTCAGTGTCACGGCTGATGGCTTCTCTGCCTCCTACAAGACCCAGCCTCGAGGTGCCGAAGGGCAGGCCCGGAGCCCGGGGGAGGATGCCCGGTTGGGCACCTCGCTCCCAAAGCCCGGACTCCCATCTGCAGAGAAACCAAAGGCCTCCTCTGAGGCCCAGGCAACTCCAGAGGACCCCG ACGTGCCCACTGTGTCCTGCCCGAAGCAGTGCCGACGGACAGGCACCTTGCAGAGCAACTTCTGTTCCAGCAGCCTGG TGGTGACCGCAACAGTGAAGTCCATGGTTCGGGGCCCGGGAGAGGGCCTCACTGTCACTGTCAGTCTCATTGGTGCTTACAAAACGGGAGGCCTGGACCTGCCCTCCCCACTCACCGACACCCCCCTGAAGTTTTACGTGCCCTGCAAGCAGTGCCCCCTCATGAAGAAAG gagcCAGTTATCTGATGATGGGCCAGGTGGACGAGAACAGAGGTCCTGTCCTTCCTGCAGACAGCTTCGTGGTTCTCTACCGGTCCAGCCAGGACCAGATCCTCAGCAACCTCAGCAAGAGGAAGTGCCCCTCCCAGCCTGTTCCGGCTGCTGGGTCCCAGGCCTGA